A part of Vespa crabro chromosome 20, iyVesCrab1.2, whole genome shotgun sequence genomic DNA contains:
- the LOC124431216 gene encoding transmembrane protein 256-like isoform X2: MAGDYMGLQPKQEVKMPPSTPLWKLASSAGPYMKLAGLSGAAAVILGAYGAHKLNAEKLPDQARIFETANRYHFIHTLALLGLPLSRKPSLVAVFFICGIIMFSGTCYYVAFTNDKRFSRITPIGGTCFILGWLSLLI; the protein is encoded by the exons ATG gCAGGTGATTATATGGGTTTGCAACCGAAACAAGAAGTAAAAATGCCACCTTCTACACCTTTATGGAAATTAGCTTCGTCTGCAGGACCTTACATGAAACTTGCTGGACTTAGTGGAGCGGCAGCTGTAATATTGGGTGCTTATGGTGCACATA AACTTAATGCAGAAAAACTCCCAGACCAAGCAAGAATATTTGAAACAGCGAATAGATACCATTTCATTCATACACTAGCTTTACTTGGCTTACCTCTTAGTAGAAAACCATCCTTG GTTGcagtttttttcatttgtggAATAATAATGTTCAGTGGTACTTGTTATTATGTTGCTTTTACAAACGATAAACGTTTTTCAAGGATAACGCCGATCGGTGGTACATGCTTCATATTGGGATGGTTATCTCtgcttatataa
- the LOC124431215 gene encoding tRNA-specific adenosine deaminase 2, whose protein sequence is MVIKSYFLLINNRRYISMLCINYLYFKTCIIVFINFNITMNAVAWMDIALKKAAASLKVGEVPVGCLFIYNNEIIAESNNTVNETCNATRHAEMNCIDQVLVFCKERCLDYKEVFSNIDIIVTVEPCIMCTSALYQLRVRSIIYGCRNDRFGGCVSVFKVSNVYDTKVTIMGDIKSKEAINLLKNFYEGTNPNAPECKAKKKL, encoded by the coding sequence ATGGttataaaaagttattttcttcttataaacAATAGGAGATACATTTCTATGTTATGTATTAACTATTTGTACTTTAAGacttgtattattgtttttattaattttaatatcactaTGAATGCTGTTGCATGGATGGACATTGCCTTAAAAAAAGCTGCGGCTTCACTAAAAGTTGGTGAAGTTCCGGTTggatgtttatttatatataataatgaaataattgcaGAAAGTAATAATACTGTTAATGAAACTTGTAACGCAACTAGACATGCTGAAATGAATTGCATTGATCAAGTTTTAGTATTCTGTAAAGAAAGATGTTTAGATTATAAAGAAGTTTTTTctaacattgatattattgttactgtagAACCATGTATAATGTGTACATCTGCATTATATCAATTACGAGTACGCAGTATTATTTATGGCTGTAGAAATGACAGGTTTGGAGGATGTGTGAGTGTTTTCAAAGTATCCAATGTTTATGATAccaaagtaacaataatgggagatataaaaagtaaagaagcaataaatttacttaaaaatttttacgaagGTACAAATCCAAATGCACCAGAATGTAAAgctaaaaaaaagttataa
- the LOC124431217 gene encoding 40S ribosomal protein S29: MGFQNIWYSHPRKYGQGSRSCRACANKHGLIRKYGLNICRQCFREYAADIGFKKLD, from the exons atgggttttcaaaatatttggTATTCGCATCCACGAAAATACGGTCAGGGATCTAGATCTTG CCGTGCTTGTGCAAATAAACATGGACTTATCCGTAAATATGGCCTGAATATATGCCGACAATGTTTCAGAGAATATGCGGCTGATATTGGTTTTAAGAAG ttGGATTAG
- the LOC124431212 gene encoding probable tubulin polyglutamylase ttll-15 isoform X1 — protein sequence MLIRTEDHLTSNTMKLKKKKKNKKKQEKRGNIMSEKLKLIFQMFFYFATGLTLLIGISYFLYNQSHIKRTYKQIVQVTEKKPTFLIHNKSNTTEHLKHILIVLERLGFKPTTNETQWDLLWSHEYPFVTLAPVLKNLQPHQRINHFPGCGYITNKGHLSTSEGRYIPKAFKMPKDKDFFLTYATLYPHKYFVKKSNGHRGIKVIKISDMNLTDTDFFVQEFIDRPYLIDNYKFDIGIYTVITSIDPLRLYVYKGDVLLRFCPIEYYPFDSNNLDKYVIGDDYRPIWEVPSLKNYYIRFGFSMKDSLDAYITSKGKDPQKIWSNIHEAIREVALMKEGQIKEAIQRFGGGRNYFELVRFDFTLDEDLNVYTMEANMSPNLSSAHYPPNQLLYEQVLFNLFALVGIGQRIKENNFETRNKLGYEMEVATKNLVVLPKFCANCKDCFVIECQLCNPCFTPEIKIILSQSYKEHQNRMDFQRIFPPSIIDGMALKDYTLRNQLLIRWYQGKCALDHTWCI from the exons ATGTTGATCCGTACTGAGGATCATTTAACATCAAACACAATGAagcttaagaaaaaaaagaagaataaaaaaaag cAGGAGAAACGTGGGAACATAATGAGtgaaaagttaaaattaatattccaaATGTTTTTTTACTTTGCTACAggattaacattattaattggCATATCCTACTTTCTATATAATCAGTCACATATTAAAAGGACGTATAAACAAATAGTCCAAGTTACAGAGAAAAAACcaacatttttaattcataataaatccAATACCACTGAACATTTAAAGcatatattaatagtattagaaCGTTTAGGTTTTAAACCTACTACTAATGAAACTCAATGGGATCTTTTATGGTCGCATGAATACCCATTCGTAACATTAGCACCGgttttaaaaaatttgcaaCCTCATCAACGTATAAATCATTTTCCTGGTTGTGGTTATATTACAAACAAAGGACATTTATCAACATCTGAAGGTCGCTATATACCTAAAGCATTTAAGATGCCAAaggataaagatttttttctcacaTATGCCACTTTGTATCCGcacaaatattttgttaaaaagtCTAATGGTCATCGTGGtatcaaagttattaagaTTAGTGATATGAATTTAACTGATACAGATTTTTTTGTCCAAGAATTTATAGATCGGCCATAcctaattgataattataagtTTGATATAGGCATTTATACTGTAATTACATCAATTGATCCACTAAGACTATATGTTTACAAAGGAGATGTTTTACTTAGATTTTGTCCAATAGAATATTATCCATTTGATAGCAATAATTTAGATAAGTATGTTATTGGTGACGATTATCGACCTATTTGGGAAGTACCATCTTTAAAAAactattatattcgttttgGATTTTCAATGAAAGATTCATTGGATGCATATATAAcatcaaaaggaaaagatccTCAAAAAATATGGAGCAATATACACGAGGCAATCAGAGAAGTGGCATTAATGAAAGAAGGCCAAATAAAAGAAGCAATTCAACGTTTCGGCGGTggaagaaattattttgaattggTCAGATTCGATTTCACACTTGATGAAGATTTGAATGTATATACAATGGAAGCAAATATGTCTCCAAATTTATCTTCTGCACACTATCCACCTAATCAATTACTTTATGAGcaagttttatttaatttatttgcaCTCGTTGGTATTGGTCAAAGgattaaagagaataattttgaaacaag AAATAAGCTGGGATATGAAATGGAAGTTGCAACTAAAAATTTAGTAGTATTACCAAAATTTTGTGCAAATTGCAAAGATTGTTTTGTAATAGAATGTCAACTTTGTAATCCATGTTTCACGCCAGAgattaagattattttatctCAAAGTTATAAAGAACATCAAAACAGAATGGATTTTCAAAGGATCTTTCCACCTTCTATA atcGACGGAATGGCATTGAAAGATTATACACTACGAAATCAGTTACTTATAAGATGGTATCAAGGAAAATGTGCATTGGATCATACATGGTgtatttaa
- the LOC124431214 gene encoding single-strand selective monofunctional uracil DNA glycosylase, whose protein sequence is MPPKKRNYSECDNSSKNPNSKKLKLSMSDSSPDDAKSSENITEIPNSTDHSSTLSSVQLPVPEKLLLIEQELCQRLQTIKFPSNVAYVYNPIIYAFEVHAMYVQTYCNGPKKILFLGMNPGPWGMSQTGVPFGEISIVRDWLKLHGFIGKPPREQPDRKVTGFDCKRSEISGKRLWGLFKEMCGSPQNLFKHSYIHNYCPIALMDRKGRNITPAELKGEEQKLIHELCDQALSKIIKLLDIKIIVGIGRFAEKRAQTVVSADNLSAQVLWITHPSPRSVGNQNWDQKTKQRLHDLGLAEYFSN, encoded by the exons ATGCctcctaaaaaaagaaattattctgaATGTGATAATTCATCTAAAAATCcaaattcaaaaaaattaaagttatCAATGTCTGATAGTAGTCCTGATGATGCTAAATCATCTGAAAATATAACAGAAATTCCAAATAGTACAGATCATTCATCAACATTATCATCTGTGCAATTGCCAGTTCCTGAAAAACTGTTATTAATTGAACAAGAACTATGTCAAAGACTACAAACTATAAAGTTTCCTTCAAACGTTGCATATGTTTATAATCCAATCATCTATGCATTTGAGGTACATGCAATGTACGTTCAAACCTATTGTAATGGAcctaaaaagattttatttcttgGAATGAATCCTGGTCCATGGGGTATGTCACAAACAGGTGTACCATTTGGCGAAATTAGTATAGTTCGTGACTGGCTAAAACTTCACGGTTTTATTGGGAAACCTCCTCGAGAACAACCAGATAGAAAAGTAACAGGGTTTGATTGTAAACGTAGTGAAATTAGTGGTAAAAGACTTTGGGGCCTTTTCAAAGAAATGTGCGGATCCccacaaaatttatttaaacattcttatatacataattattgtCCTATTGCTTTAATGGATCGTAAGGGCCGAAACATCACACCTGCAGAATTAAAG ggtgaagaacaaaaattaatacatgAATTGTGTGATCAGGCATtgtcaaaaattattaaattgctggatataaagattatagtTGGTATAGGAAGATTTGCAGAAAAAAGAGCACAAACAGTAGTAAGTGCGGATAATTTATCTGCACAG GTTCTATGGATTACTCATCCTAGTCCAAGATCTGTAGGAAATCAAAACTGGGATCAAAAAACTAaacaaagattacacgatCTTGGATTAGCAGAATATTTTAGTAATTAA
- the LOC124431212 gene encoding probable tubulin polyglutamylase ttll-15 isoform X2 produces MLIRTEDHLTSNTMKLKKKKKNKKKEKRGNIMSEKLKLIFQMFFYFATGLTLLIGISYFLYNQSHIKRTYKQIVQVTEKKPTFLIHNKSNTTEHLKHILIVLERLGFKPTTNETQWDLLWSHEYPFVTLAPVLKNLQPHQRINHFPGCGYITNKGHLSTSEGRYIPKAFKMPKDKDFFLTYATLYPHKYFVKKSNGHRGIKVIKISDMNLTDTDFFVQEFIDRPYLIDNYKFDIGIYTVITSIDPLRLYVYKGDVLLRFCPIEYYPFDSNNLDKYVIGDDYRPIWEVPSLKNYYIRFGFSMKDSLDAYITSKGKDPQKIWSNIHEAIREVALMKEGQIKEAIQRFGGGRNYFELVRFDFTLDEDLNVYTMEANMSPNLSSAHYPPNQLLYEQVLFNLFALVGIGQRIKENNFETRNKLGYEMEVATKNLVVLPKFCANCKDCFVIECQLCNPCFTPEIKIILSQSYKEHQNRMDFQRIFPPSIIDGMALKDYTLRNQLLIRWYQGKCALDHTWCI; encoded by the exons ATGTTGATCCGTACTGAGGATCATTTAACATCAAACACAATGAagcttaagaaaaaaaagaagaataaaaaaaag GAGAAACGTGGGAACATAATGAGtgaaaagttaaaattaatattccaaATGTTTTTTTACTTTGCTACAggattaacattattaattggCATATCCTACTTTCTATATAATCAGTCACATATTAAAAGGACGTATAAACAAATAGTCCAAGTTACAGAGAAAAAACcaacatttttaattcataataaatccAATACCACTGAACATTTAAAGcatatattaatagtattagaaCGTTTAGGTTTTAAACCTACTACTAATGAAACTCAATGGGATCTTTTATGGTCGCATGAATACCCATTCGTAACATTAGCACCGgttttaaaaaatttgcaaCCTCATCAACGTATAAATCATTTTCCTGGTTGTGGTTATATTACAAACAAAGGACATTTATCAACATCTGAAGGTCGCTATATACCTAAAGCATTTAAGATGCCAAaggataaagatttttttctcacaTATGCCACTTTGTATCCGcacaaatattttgttaaaaagtCTAATGGTCATCGTGGtatcaaagttattaagaTTAGTGATATGAATTTAACTGATACAGATTTTTTTGTCCAAGAATTTATAGATCGGCCATAcctaattgataattataagtTTGATATAGGCATTTATACTGTAATTACATCAATTGATCCACTAAGACTATATGTTTACAAAGGAGATGTTTTACTTAGATTTTGTCCAATAGAATATTATCCATTTGATAGCAATAATTTAGATAAGTATGTTATTGGTGACGATTATCGACCTATTTGGGAAGTACCATCTTTAAAAAactattatattcgttttgGATTTTCAATGAAAGATTCATTGGATGCATATATAAcatcaaaaggaaaagatccTCAAAAAATATGGAGCAATATACACGAGGCAATCAGAGAAGTGGCATTAATGAAAGAAGGCCAAATAAAAGAAGCAATTCAACGTTTCGGCGGTggaagaaattattttgaattggTCAGATTCGATTTCACACTTGATGAAGATTTGAATGTATATACAATGGAAGCAAATATGTCTCCAAATTTATCTTCTGCACACTATCCACCTAATCAATTACTTTATGAGcaagttttatttaatttatttgcaCTCGTTGGTATTGGTCAAAGgattaaagagaataattttgaaacaag AAATAAGCTGGGATATGAAATGGAAGTTGCAACTAAAAATTTAGTAGTATTACCAAAATTTTGTGCAAATTGCAAAGATTGTTTTGTAATAGAATGTCAACTTTGTAATCCATGTTTCACGCCAGAgattaagattattttatctCAAAGTTATAAAGAACATCAAAACAGAATGGATTTTCAAAGGATCTTTCCACCTTCTATA atcGACGGAATGGCATTGAAAGATTATACACTACGAAATCAGTTACTTATAAGATGGTATCAAGGAAAATGTGCATTGGATCATACATGGTgtatttaa
- the LOC124431216 gene encoding transmembrane protein 256-like isoform X1: MGFTELLNYVVFTNPVSSGTFLFLRGTARMAGDYMGLQPKQEVKMPPSTPLWKLASSAGPYMKLAGLSGAAAVILGAYGAHKLNAEKLPDQARIFETANRYHFIHTLALLGLPLSRKPSLVAVFFICGIIMFSGTCYYVAFTNDKRFSRITPIGGTCFILGWLSLLI; encoded by the exons ATGGGATTTACAGAGCTATTAAATTATGTCGTATTTACCAATCCAGTTAGTTCAGGGACATTCTTATTTCTCAGAGGTACAGCAAGAATG gCAGGTGATTATATGGGTTTGCAACCGAAACAAGAAGTAAAAATGCCACCTTCTACACCTTTATGGAAATTAGCTTCGTCTGCAGGACCTTACATGAAACTTGCTGGACTTAGTGGAGCGGCAGCTGTAATATTGGGTGCTTATGGTGCACATA AACTTAATGCAGAAAAACTCCCAGACCAAGCAAGAATATTTGAAACAGCGAATAGATACCATTTCATTCATACACTAGCTTTACTTGGCTTACCTCTTAGTAGAAAACCATCCTTG GTTGcagtttttttcatttgtggAATAATAATGTTCAGTGGTACTTGTTATTATGTTGCTTTTACAAACGATAAACGTTTTTCAAGGATAACGCCGATCGGTGGTACATGCTTCATATTGGGATGGTTATCTCtgcttatataa
- the LOC124431268 gene encoding probable G-protein coupled receptor Mth-like 5 yields MYLATAFLLISFLASHSRFAGGNTNAKINAVKIAKCCELSELLLDDTCTPLSVTNETKPWQPEYTEDKDSDFSLRNQVTPDYRFGLPKCHSNEHQWHVYYYPSGPDRLAIVLPFGKLRHYIDDLKKETIRNGEEVIEPFRFDDGEEGTKSIHYDYSFGKYCADKAVLSRDHLVATYAMICVPEVPVQWTDANYLMKHAIDPAFRAISIAAYLVVAVIYFVLPQLRDLVGNMITSMTLCLITNQCASTVRIFTELGSHVSFMIADTVAYVSLLAAFFWLNALGYYVWNTFRSRNVFLRITDGRKYCYYSTYVWISTIAIAGTAIFAHFALEIDKPSIGGTVYPAQETVGWLALSVLFMSIILTIIVDFSFVLTTANRIKRMSTYGRIHHKMKYSFRMFVFLFAIMSISWISLLLSGLKYEALAYCHIVVNLLQAIFVLYICVFGQKRVTFLLGKTCNCCNNGENIEGLDWGEEMTAINAGY; encoded by the exons ATGTATCTTGCAACGGCGTTTCTTCTCATATCATTCCTAGCGAGTCATTCAAGATTCGCCGGTGGAAATACAAATGCCAAAATAAATGCAGTAAAGATTGCAAAGTGTTGCGAACTCAGTGAACTTCTTTTGGACGACACGTGCACACCATTATCAGTgacaaacgaaacgaaaccATGGCAACCAGAATATACAGAAGACAAAGACTCAGATTTTTCGTTACGAAATCAAGTCACACCAGATTATCGTTTTGGATTACCTAAATGTCATAGTAATGAACATCAATGgcatgtatattattatccttccgGGCCAGACAGATTGGCTATTGTATTGCCCTTTGGCAAACTTAGACATTATATCGATGATCTCAAGAAAGAAACAATCAGAAATGGAGAAGAGGTCATAGAACCGTTCAGATTTGATGACGGAGAAGAAGGGACCAAATCCATTCACTATGATTATTCTTTTGGGAAATATTGTGCCGACAAAGCTGTCCTAAGTAGAGATCATTTGGTTGCTACCTATGCTATGATATGTGTACCTGAGGTACCTGTTCAATGGACAGATGCCAATTACTTGATGAAACATGCTATTGATCCTGCCTTTCGTGCCATATCCATAGCAGCATATCTTGTTGTCGcagtaatttattttgttctacCGCAATTGCGAGATCTTGTAGGTAATATGATAACTAGTATGACATTGTGCCTTATAACAAATCAATGTGCTTCGACAGTAAGAATATTCACTGAACTTGGTAGTCATGTTAGTTTTATGATAGCTG atacAGTTGCATATGTGTCTTTATTAGCAGCTTTCTTTTGGCTCAATGCTTTGGGCTATTACGTTTGGAATACATTTAGATCTCGCAATGTATTTTTGCGTATAACTGATggaagaaaatattgttactattccaCATATGTTTGGATATCAACTATTGCTATTGCTGGAACTGCTATTTTTGCACATTTTGCATTAGAAATTGACAAACCATCTATAGGTGGTACAGTATACCCCGCTCAAGAAACTGTTGGTTGGCTAGCTCTTTCAGTATTATTTATGtctattattcttacaataatagttgatttttcctttgttttaaCAACAGCAAACAGAATTAAAAGAATGAGTACATATGGCAGAATTCatcataaaatgaaatacaGTTTCAGaatgtttgtttttctattcgcAATAATGAGCATTAGTTGGATCTCTTTATTACTGTCAGGATTAAAATATGAAGCTTTAGCATATTGCCACATTGTTGTTAATTTGTTACAAGCAATTTTTGTACTTTATATATGCGTATTTGGTCAAAAAAGAGTCACATTTTTACTTGGGAAAACATGCAATTGTTGTAATAATGGAGAAAATATTGAAGGCCTTGATTGGGGAGAAGAGATGACAGCAATAAATGCAGGTTATTAA